The following proteins are co-located in the Motilibacter rhizosphaerae genome:
- a CDS encoding ATP-dependent DNA ligase gives MDLPVMPPVAPMLAKAVKDVPEGAYVYEPKWDGFRCVVFRDGDEVELGSRNERPLTRYFPEVVEAVRANLPARCVVDGEVIVPAGSGQRLDFEALLQRIHPAVSRVTKLSQETPAAFVAFDLLALGDEDLTGRPFEERRALLVEALGGVQAPVFVTSVTEDPAQARQWFAQFEGAGLDGVVAKPKGGAYQQDVRAMLKIKHERTADCVVAGFRWHKSGPVVGSLLLGLFNGEGQLQHVGVSASFTMARRQELVAELEPLREGALEGHPWQQWAEAEAHEKDRLPGAQSRWNAGKDLSWVPLRPERVVEVKYDAMEGSRFRHTAHVLRWRPDREPSSCTYDQLEVPVSYDLADVLSGASGEGSGS, from the coding sequence GTGGACCTGCCCGTCATGCCGCCCGTCGCGCCAATGCTGGCGAAGGCCGTCAAGGACGTCCCCGAGGGGGCCTACGTCTACGAGCCGAAGTGGGACGGCTTCCGCTGCGTGGTGTTCCGCGACGGCGACGAGGTCGAGCTGGGCTCGCGCAACGAGCGGCCGCTGACGCGCTACTTCCCCGAGGTCGTCGAGGCGGTCAGGGCGAACCTCCCCGCGCGCTGCGTCGTCGACGGCGAGGTCATCGTGCCCGCGGGCAGCGGGCAGCGCCTCGACTTCGAGGCGCTGCTGCAGCGGATCCACCCGGCCGTCTCGCGCGTCACGAAGCTGTCCCAGGAGACCCCCGCGGCCTTCGTGGCCTTCGACCTGCTGGCGCTCGGCGACGAGGACCTCACCGGCCGCCCCTTCGAGGAGCGGCGGGCCCTGCTCGTCGAGGCGCTCGGCGGCGTGCAGGCGCCGGTGTTCGTCACGTCGGTGACCGAGGACCCGGCGCAGGCGCGGCAGTGGTTCGCGCAGTTCGAGGGCGCCGGGCTCGACGGCGTGGTGGCCAAGCCCAAGGGCGGGGCCTACCAGCAGGACGTGCGGGCGATGCTCAAGATCAAGCACGAGCGGACCGCCGACTGCGTCGTCGCCGGGTTCCGCTGGCACAAGTCCGGGCCCGTGGTGGGCTCGCTGCTGCTGGGGCTCTTCAACGGCGAGGGGCAGCTCCAGCACGTGGGCGTCAGCGCGTCGTTCACGATGGCCCGGCGCCAGGAGCTCGTCGCCGAGCTCGAGCCGCTGCGCGAGGGTGCGCTCGAGGGGCACCCGTGGCAGCAGTGGGCCGAGGCCGAGGCGCACGAGAAGGACCGGTTGCCCGGCGCCCAGTCGCGCTGGAACGCCGGCAAGGACCTCTCGTGGGTGCCGCTGCGCCCGGAGCGCGTCGTCGAGGTGAAGTACGACGCCATGGAGGGCAGCCGCTTCCGGCACACCGCGCACGTCCTGCGCTGGCGGCCCGACCGCGAGCCGTCGAGCTGCACCTACGACCAGCTCGAGGTCCCGGTGAGCTACGACCTGGCCGACGTTCTGTCCGGGGCCAGCGGGGAAGGGAGTGGATCATGA
- a CDS encoding TetR/AcrR family transcriptional regulator gives MTEAPTRRTDTRTRIVEAAARLLQEGGPAAVTTRATAEAAGVQAPAIYRLFGDKEGLLEAVAEHVLATYVSSKAQVVRAAAAQDVDPLEDLRAGWQSQLDFELANPALSRLIRDPARALRSPALQSGMRVLEARVHRLAVAGLLAVHERQAVDVIAAAGSGTVSVLLATPPEERDLTLADRMLDAALSQILVSGPVRGAAGVRPAAVALRASAAGLTALSEPERALLVEWLDRIVAAG, from the coding sequence GTGACCGAGGCCCCCACCCGCCGCACCGACACCCGCACCCGGATCGTCGAGGCCGCCGCGCGCCTGCTGCAGGAGGGCGGTCCCGCGGCCGTCACGACGCGGGCGACGGCGGAAGCAGCCGGCGTCCAGGCGCCGGCCATCTACCGCCTGTTCGGCGACAAGGAGGGCCTGCTCGAGGCCGTGGCCGAGCACGTCCTCGCGACGTACGTGTCGAGCAAGGCGCAGGTCGTGCGCGCCGCGGCGGCGCAGGACGTCGACCCCCTCGAGGACCTGCGCGCGGGGTGGCAGAGCCAGCTCGACTTCGAGCTCGCGAACCCCGCGCTCTCCCGGCTCATCCGCGACCCTGCGCGCGCCCTGCGCTCTCCCGCCCTGCAGTCCGGCATGCGCGTGCTCGAGGCGCGCGTGCACCGGCTCGCGGTCGCCGGCCTGCTCGCCGTGCACGAGCGGCAGGCCGTCGACGTCATCGCGGCGGCCGGCAGCGGCACGGTCTCCGTGCTCCTGGCCACCCCGCCCGAGGAGCGGGACCTCACGCTGGCCGACCGGATGCTCGATGCCGCCCTCAGCCAGATCCTCGTCAGCGGCCCGGTCCGCGGAGCGGCGGGGGTCCGTCCCGCCGCCGTGGCGCTGCGGGCGTCGGCCGCCGGGCTCACGGCGCTCAGCGAGCCGGAGCGCGCGCTGCTCGTCGAGTGGCTCGACCGGATCGTCGCCGCCGGCTGA
- a CDS encoding SPFH domain-containing protein, whose product MSLEQSAPEVAMPAPRVVERPAHHLPGVPLLLAALAALVAGVVLAVAGGQADSSAVSGTSVVVGLLVAAVGLVTLGGLVQVSPGQARVVQLFGHYSGTIRTQGLRWVNPLTKRSRVSTRIRNLQSDVAKVNDVEGTPIEMAVVVVWQVEDTAQALFEVDDFVRFVSIQTDSAVRHIANGYPYDSSDPQRLSLRDNADEITERLSAEIQARVASAGVHVVESRITHLAYAPEIASAMLRRQQAGAVVAARQRIVEGAVGMVQMALDKLAAEQVVELDEERKAAMVSNLLVVLCGDRDATPVVNTGSLYA is encoded by the coding sequence ATGTCCCTCGAGCAGAGCGCACCCGAGGTCGCCATGCCGGCGCCGCGGGTCGTCGAGCGTCCCGCCCACCACCTGCCGGGGGTGCCGCTGCTGCTGGCCGCGCTCGCCGCGCTGGTCGCTGGGGTGGTGCTGGCCGTCGCCGGGGGCCAGGCCGACTCGTCGGCGGTCTCGGGCACCTCGGTCGTGGTCGGGCTCCTGGTGGCGGCCGTCGGCCTGGTCACCCTCGGCGGCCTCGTCCAGGTCTCGCCCGGGCAGGCGCGCGTGGTCCAGCTGTTCGGCCACTACAGCGGCACGATCCGCACGCAGGGCCTGCGCTGGGTCAACCCGCTCACCAAGCGCAGCCGCGTCTCCACGAGGATCCGCAACCTGCAGAGCGACGTGGCGAAGGTGAACGACGTCGAGGGCACGCCGATCGAGATGGCCGTCGTCGTCGTGTGGCAGGTCGAGGACACCGCGCAGGCGCTGTTCGAGGTCGACGACTTCGTGCGCTTCGTCTCGATCCAGACCGACAGCGCGGTGCGGCACATCGCCAACGGCTACCCGTACGACTCCTCGGACCCGCAGCGCCTGTCGCTGCGTGACAACGCCGACGAGATCACCGAGCGGCTCTCGGCCGAGATCCAGGCGCGCGTGGCCTCGGCCGGCGTGCACGTGGTGGAGTCGCGCATCACCCACCTGGCGTACGCGCCGGAGATCGCCTCCGCGATGCTGCGCCGCCAGCAGGCCGGGGCCGTCGTCGCGGCCCGTCAGCGGATCGTCGAGGGCGCGGTCGGCATGGTGCAGATGGCGCTGGACAAGCTCGCCGCCGAGCAGGTCGTCGAGCTCGACGAGGAGCGCAAGGCGGCCATGGTGAGCAACCTGCTCGTCGTGCTCTGCGGCGACCGAGACGCGACGCCGGTCGTCAACACCGGCTCGCTGTACGCGTGA
- the zapE gene encoding cell division protein ZapE, with translation MPVPAADLPRLADRQPQVAPDRLVAELVPPPHFTGVSFATYRPDPAQPSQTAALHALEAFAGRVGRPGAKRGLFRRGKEAAAARGVYLDGGFGVGKTHLLASLWHAAPGPKVFGTFVEYTNLVGALGFSGTVEALQGSTLVCIDEFELDDPGDTVLVSTLLARLAEAGVQLAATSNTLPEALGEGRFAAQDFMREIQGLAARFDSVRIDGEDYRHRGVPTAPPPLTDEQVAASAAATPGATLDEFPDLLAHLSRVHPSRYGALLDGVRTVHLRGVAPVEDQSAALRLVVLSDRLYDRDIPVRASGIPLDQLFPPALLAGGYRKKYLRTLSRLTALATA, from the coding sequence CTGCCCGTGCCTGCTGCCGACCTGCCCCGCCTCGCCGACCGGCAGCCGCAGGTCGCTCCCGACCGGCTCGTCGCCGAGCTGGTGCCGCCGCCGCACTTCACCGGGGTCAGCTTCGCGACCTACCGGCCGGACCCTGCGCAGCCCTCCCAGACAGCCGCCCTCCATGCCCTCGAGGCGTTCGCCGGCCGCGTGGGACGGCCTGGCGCGAAGCGCGGGCTCTTCCGCCGCGGCAAGGAGGCGGCGGCCGCGCGCGGGGTCTACCTCGACGGCGGCTTCGGCGTCGGCAAGACCCACCTGCTCGCCTCGCTGTGGCACGCGGCTCCCGGGCCGAAGGTCTTCGGCACCTTCGTGGAGTACACGAACCTCGTGGGAGCGCTGGGCTTCTCCGGCACCGTCGAGGCCCTGCAGGGCAGCACCCTCGTCTGCATCGACGAGTTCGAGCTCGACGACCCTGGCGACACCGTGCTCGTCTCGACGCTGCTCGCCCGGCTCGCCGAGGCGGGCGTGCAGCTGGCCGCGACGAGCAACACGCTGCCCGAGGCGCTGGGGGAGGGGCGGTTCGCCGCCCAGGACTTCATGCGCGAGATCCAGGGGCTGGCGGCCCGCTTCGACTCGGTGCGCATCGACGGCGAGGACTACCGGCACCGCGGTGTGCCGACGGCTCCGCCTCCGCTGACGGACGAGCAGGTCGCGGCCTCGGCCGCGGCGACGCCCGGCGCCACGCTCGACGAGTTCCCCGACCTGCTCGCGCACCTCTCGCGCGTGCACCCCAGCCGCTACGGCGCCCTGCTCGACGGTGTCCGCACCGTGCACCTGCGCGGGGTCGCGCCCGTCGAGGACCAGAGCGCGGCGCTGCGCCTCGTCGTGCTGTCCGACAGGCTCTACGACAGGGACATTCCCGTACGCGCCAGCGGGATCCCGCTCGACCAGCTCTTCCCGCCGGCGCTGCTGGCCGGCGGCTACCGCAAGAAGTACCTGCGGACGCTGTCGCGCCTCACCGCCCTCGCCACGGCGTGA
- a CDS encoding indole-3-glycerol phosphate synthase produces the protein MTSILVLTEEALTAHDVERIATLHGTDQVSVHLLVAPEDRRDLVDALDDVALGRLPGRGRPDGVRGEQAVEQSRDALAARGLAVTAQLSGGDPVAEAAGAATDEIWVVTPPHLVEEALHRDWASKLRERTGRPVLHFVSGTDRVVS, from the coding sequence ATGACCTCGATCCTCGTGCTCACCGAAGAAGCCCTCACCGCGCACGACGTCGAGCGGATCGCGACGCTGCACGGCACCGACCAGGTGAGCGTCCACCTGCTCGTCGCGCCCGAGGACCGGCGCGACCTCGTCGACGCGCTGGACGACGTGGCGCTCGGGCGGCTGCCGGGGCGCGGGCGGCCCGACGGCGTACGCGGCGAGCAGGCCGTCGAGCAGAGCCGCGACGCGCTCGCCGCCCGGGGGCTCGCCGTGACGGCGCAGCTGAGCGGGGGCGACCCGGTCGCCGAGGCCGCCGGCGCGGCGACCGACGAGATCTGGGTGGTGACGCCGCCGCACCTGGTGGAGGAGGCGCTGCACCGGGACTGGGCCTCGAAGCTGCGCGAGCGCACCGGACGCCCGGTGCTCCACTTCGTGTCCGGGACCGACCGGGTGGTGTCCTGA
- a CDS encoding pyrimidine reductase family protein, whose protein sequence is MAPVRQIFPTPLDDLDDDALFAAYAHPEERLWVRANMVSSLDGAASLEGRSGGLSSPADKRVFRVLRALADVVLVGASTVRAEGYAAVLPKETAPERRAAAGQPPTAAIAVVTRSLDLDLGSRLFSGPRRSLVVTCAAAGEERLAAAAEVADVVVAGDDGVDLRRAVDALAERGLRRVLCEGGPGVLAQAVAAGVVDELCLTLSPQLAAGSASRILAGPALDPAVRFRLASVLQEQDELLLRYSCS, encoded by the coding sequence ATGGCGCCCGTGCGCCAGATCTTCCCCACGCCGCTCGACGACCTCGACGACGACGCGCTGTTCGCGGCGTACGCCCATCCCGAGGAACGCCTGTGGGTGCGCGCCAACATGGTCTCCTCGCTCGACGGCGCCGCCTCGTTGGAGGGGCGCAGCGGCGGGCTCTCCTCCCCCGCCGACAAGCGCGTCTTCCGCGTGCTGCGCGCCCTCGCCGACGTCGTGCTCGTCGGCGCCTCGACCGTCCGCGCCGAGGGGTACGCCGCGGTGCTCCCCAAGGAGACCGCCCCCGAGCGCCGGGCCGCGGCCGGCCAGCCGCCGACCGCAGCGATCGCCGTGGTGACCCGCTCGCTCGACCTGGACCTGGGGTCGCGGCTCTTCTCGGGACCGCGGCGCTCGCTCGTCGTGACGTGCGCGGCCGCCGGCGAGGAGCGGCTGGCGGCGGCGGCCGAGGTGGCCGACGTCGTCGTCGCCGGGGACGACGGCGTCGACCTGCGCCGCGCCGTGGACGCGCTCGCGGAGCGGGGGCTGCGCCGCGTGCTGTGCGAGGGCGGCCCGGGCGTGCTGGCCCAGGCCGTCGCGGCCGGCGTCGTCGACGAGCTCTGCCTCACGCTCAGCCCGCAGCTCGCGGCCGGCAGCGCCAGCCGCATCCTCGCCGGACCCGCGCTGGACCCGGCCGTGCGGTTCCGGCTCGCGAGCGTCCTGCAGGAGCAGGACGAGCTGCTGCTGCGCTACTCCTGCTCCTGA
- a CDS encoding NAD(P)H-binding protein: MIVITGATGALGGATVDHLLQHVEPGALAVVARDPARAARFTDRGVEVRRGDYARPESLRAAFAGAEQLVLVSSNDPTGDPVAQHRGAIEAAAQAGVGRVLYTSHQGASAASPFPAARTHAATEELLAGSGLPWTSLRNGFYAHSLAFLLGPWRQTGRIRIPGDGPVSWTAREDEAEGAAAVLLSAGAYDGPATLTAAAAPTFAQVAEIAGEVAGKPVAVELVDPEQWVAEAVAAGLPEGRARFTLGIFQAAEQGYFAGTDPLLGRLLGREPRSVRDALHAATGS; encoded by the coding sequence ATGATCGTCATCACCGGAGCGACCGGGGCGCTGGGCGGCGCCACCGTCGACCACCTGCTCCAGCACGTCGAGCCCGGCGCCCTCGCCGTGGTGGCCCGCGACCCCGCGCGCGCCGCGCGGTTCACGGACCGCGGGGTGGAGGTCCGCCGCGGCGACTACGCCCGGCCGGAGTCGCTGCGCGCCGCCTTCGCCGGCGCCGAGCAGCTCGTGCTCGTCTCCTCCAACGACCCGACCGGCGACCCGGTCGCCCAGCACCGCGGTGCCATCGAGGCGGCCGCGCAGGCCGGCGTCGGGCGGGTGCTCTACACGAGCCACCAGGGGGCGTCGGCCGCGTCCCCGTTCCCGGCCGCCCGCACGCATGCCGCCACGGAGGAGCTCCTCGCCGGCTCCGGCCTCCCGTGGACCTCGCTGCGGAACGGGTTCTACGCGCACAGCCTGGCGTTCCTGCTCGGGCCGTGGAGGCAGACCGGCCGGATCCGCATCCCCGGCGACGGTCCGGTGTCCTGGACCGCGCGGGAGGACGAGGCCGAGGGTGCGGCCGCGGTGCTGCTCTCCGCCGGGGCGTACGACGGTCCCGCCACCCTGACGGCGGCAGCGGCGCCGACGTTCGCCCAGGTCGCCGAGATCGCCGGCGAGGTCGCCGGGAAGCCGGTCGCCGTGGAGCTGGTCGACCCCGAGCAGTGGGTGGCAGAGGCGGTCGCGGCGGGGCTGCCCGAGGGGCGGGCCCGCTTCACCCTGGGCATCTTCCAGGCGGCCGAGCAGGGGTACTTCGCGGGGACCGACCCCCTCCTCGGCCGGCTGCTCGGGCGGGAGCCACGCAGCGTGCGCGACGCCCTGCACGCTGCTACGGGGTCCTGA